From the genome of Dermochelys coriacea isolate rDerCor1 chromosome 1, rDerCor1.pri.v4, whole genome shotgun sequence:
ggggagagggacaccctgacattagccccccttttctcccccccacccctcagcaagcaggaggctcagggtgcagctccaaggcagagggtaggagcagcacatggcagtgtggggagggacagctgaactgcccagcaattgatagcctgctgggtggctgctgcacagggaacttagggaagGGGGGTGTTGATAGGGGGGCTGTCGGTccatcctggttccaagcccccaccagctggctccaccgggctgctcttcctgcaagcagtggacgaAGAGAGCAgctgccaaacgacgttataagggagcattgcgcaacttcaaacgagcatgttccctaattgatcacaACGTAActatgaaacaacgttaaccgggacgactttaagtgaggagttactgtattctgCGATGCTTGGGAAAGGGATATTTACAATGCGGACACAAATGATCTTCCTACCAAACAGGGTAGATTTCATGCCATCACGGTAACCAGAAACCAGTTTGCTTCTGGCATTTTGCGCTGATCAGCAGCAATGTATTATCTCCCAATCATAATATCCAGCTCCAAGTGTACCACGAGTAAGAAACAAGGCAACTTCTAAATACCTTGCCAGAAGCTGATATGGATCAGGAATGCAGGGTTCCAATATTAAAGGGTTATACTGACATTACAGTGGCTGGTGTGCCACAAATGCTACAGATCAGACAGAACAGAGCTGCTGACACTTCTTCAAAGTAAGGAGCACATTTTATATAGGGTGTGTCTGGTAGATGGTTTTCCATTCTATTCACAATCACATGGGGCACCTCCCCTTTTGTTTGTATTCAGGGGGGCCACTCCCCCTCCTACCTATGATCCCATAAGATCCCAATGGAAGCTACAGGAATTGCTCACAATGAAAAGTAACATGGAGGAAGTATTTAAAGTGCTTTTAGCAGGTCTTTCAATAACATTTAGCAAGTGGAAATGAAGAGGAGGTGCTAGCACCATGTAACCTGCCAGCTCTCAGCAGACCACAATGTGGGATTATCTGATCTAGATTAGACAAATTAGTATCAGACTAGTGAAGCTCACAAATCAATGTCACAAGGCTTTGTTTTAAATACAtctatttatttacaaagttcACAGGAGAAAATGACGTCTTCTACCAAACCCACAAACTAGCAAATATTCTTTGTTCTTTTGttaatttaacattttgaaaCGGAAAAAAACCCAGCCTTGCAGTGGTGAGAAGTTGCTGCAAAGCAAAGGCTGTATGTGAATGGCATGCCATGAGCTAACTGGCTCCTCTGCCCCATGGCCTTTATTCTAGCCAGCCAGTGCTCCCTTTCGTTAAACTAAGGGTTTTGTCTGAGAATTTTAACGCCTGGGAGGGGTTTGGGTCAAACGCTCAGGGAGTCTATGCTGGAATTTTTAGTCATGTTTTAACATGTCCACTCATACCATTGTAAACATTAGTATAGACAGGACACGTGTTACTACACTAAGGATACAGAACCACAATAGTTAACACGGGTTAACTAATGTGTTAAAACACAACTAAAATTAAAGTATAGCCATATGATCAATTACGCTGATGTGAATGCAGTTtaactccattggtttcagtggagttgtTCCAGATTTACATCAATGTAGCTGAAAGAAGAATTTGGCTCTTCATGTATAAGCAATATGCTTTGACTATCCACAGATAACAATACCTTGTCTTCCTATAGCTCTGCCTGACACTACCACATTCCTCACTAAATCGTCTAGTTTTATAATCTGGGTTTAAAATTTGTGGTCTCAGTTACAACTAGAAAGTTAACCTAATGTGAGCTAATTATTGCATATATTTAATAAGGAACAACACTACTATTAAAATTATTACAGAGGATTGGTCCATATTATATAAATTAGAGACCCCTTAAATTGTACAGGTCATACCTAAGGAACTGATCCTGGAAAAAAGCATGCACTTGAGCAACTTTACTTGGGGGAGTTTGGTGAcgctattcatgtgagtaaagttactcatgtttGCACAATTAGACCCTAAAATCTTAAACTCCAATCTTGCAGGACACTCACATGGATGGACCCCTGCACGGAGCTCCTTGCAGTGGGGCCTTATAGTTTGTAAGATCTTGTTAATGAGAAATCAATTTCAAAAGGGCAAAGGTGCTCTTGGAGGTTCCGTGGCTATCAAACCCAAACAGAACAACCTCAATATTTGGCACTGTCTCTCACAGACAGACCTAAAAATTGTACATAGCAATTTTTACAGATTGACATGTAATAAGTTAACAATGGGGTTTCTGGGTAATTGACGTCACCTCGCCctttgctattttgttgcctTTCACTAGTTGTATGCCAGTCTCACGATTCTAAGTTGCCTATTCAatacaaatattaagaaaaaatacaaagaattatAAAACTCCacaaatagcaaaacaaaaatctagtCTTTTATGACTATAATGCTAGAATTAACTGCCCTTCCATTATAGATTATCTCTCTAAAAGTCCATCTGTGAAGCAGTCTCAGAAGGGGGTTATGTACTCTTTTTTTATGCTAGCGCTGGTCTCAGTGTAGCCACCAGTATCTCGGGTAGCACTGAAagccctttttccagatctgCGTGGGAGCAGTAGTTTGTAGACGGCTGCCCTGTATTTCTTTGAAATGAGATTGTAGAGGATTGGGTTGATAGATGCGCTCAGATAGAAAAGCTGCAAAGCGAATATATTAAAGTACTGGGAGAAAAGCATCATGCTGGTATCCTGAGTGTTTATAAATATGATCCTGCCCACATGGAATGGCAACCAGCAAATTATAAATGCCAGAACCACTACAGCTGTAAGACAAAACAACACATATAAAATAGTTAATGGTCAGGATTCAGACTCATTAAACCACTAACATTCTGAATGTCTAGGTACCAAAACATATAATATATTGTAAATCTGATTCTGTTCTCATAACTTCCTCTTCTTACACTAGTGTAGATCAGGAGTAACACCAGTGAAGTAATGAAGTTATATTGGTGTAAGAAAATGGGGACAGCATCACATCCATTAACTACTTTTCAGAACAAAATAAGGTAATTGGGAATCTCTCCAGCAAAATTCCTAGAGATTATTTAAAACGGGAAAAAGTACATATTTTAGTGAATATAAAATTGTAAACTATTGTATCTTCCCTATAATAGCAAACACAGTAAAAATGAATTTATGTAACATTTTCAACTTCATTTATGTAATATGAAAATTAAGAGGAAAACCAGAATGAGGAGTGTTTTTGTAAAAGTGCACAGCAAATGTATTCTTGTCAtcgatttatttttaaacatggatACGTTGAAAAGGGCCGTTATGCCTGTTCTAACACGCTGCACAGTTAATGTGTTCTCTCTACCGGGCTCTTACTATAATCTACCGTGTGcattatttttaactatttctATTTACAAGTTCACGAAACACATACAATTCCTTTGTATTACTTGTGACTTTTCAAAAGATAACATAGGGACAGTCAAttatagaaaaaaattaatggtccaaattcatcccttgtGTAATTCCACTAGCTTCAAAGGAATAACCAAGGATCAGTTTGACCCATAGGTCAAAAGGGTCATCTTGAAATTCACATTTCTGTCAGAAAACTTGGTCATACTCTAGTTGAAAGAAGTATCTAAGGTTACTACATCTGAAAGAAGTTTGCAAACGTATTTTTCTCCAATGGTTTTAGTTTCTTTGCTTTGTGCAACTGATAGTGCTCTGTATGTAGTCAGTTTCTCTCTTGTTAAAAGAGCTTTACATATGGCAACAGAGGCCGAAAAACCTTCTGAAACATCGGGCCAGAATGTATAAATGATGCTTAAAAGATTCCAGTTGTTGATTAAAATTAGCCaatatattacaaaaattaatgcTGGCAATGTTAATTCAACTCTATAAGTGTTAAGAACCTAAAACTAACTGTGTCAATGCATGTAAATAATTGAATTgttgaaaaacaacaaaagttCTAAAATCTATTGTATACATTTTTCTCTAAGCACTTATATCACAGTTATCACAGAgtattttaatgacaggtttcagagtagcagccatgttagtctgtatcagcaaaaagaacaggaggacttgtggcaccttagagactaacaaatttatttgagcataagtttcatGAGCTTCAGCCGGGGTGAAAGCAAGGGGGTACCGGccggtacggtgtaccggtaaAAGGTTGCTGTCAGTACTGGCCAGTACAGCTGACATTAATGAGCTGCTGTGGCTTTAatatcgctgccccttttgctccctccccaccccggccGCCGaccggggcgggaggggaaagAAATAGCTGCCCCGGGActgcgatttaaaagggcccggggcacCGGCGGCCGCTGCCGCTACTGTGGCAGCAGCttccagagccccgggccctttaaattgccactggagCTCCGGGTGGCGTGGGCCAGGGAGTGCAGATGGACTGGCTGTGGGATGCTGACCcacttgccccgccccttctgcccaaggccatgccccttccgggagggacagagcagccccataccggtaagatctgcattttactttcaccACTGGcgatagctcacttcatcggatgcatccaatgaagtgagctgtagctcacgaaagcttatgctcaaataaatttgttagtctctaaggtgccacaggtactccttttctttttacagagtaTTTTAGTATCTCCTCTGCTTGCAGATAAATGTTATGCATTTCTGCAAGCATGGCTTTGTGGTCTAATCAATATTTTCTAAATACATAGACGGCTGGGAGCCACATGTTCAAATACCGGCAGGGTCTGTTCAACCCTTTGCATTTCTCCTGTAGCTGTCCGATACAAAATAGGCGTGTCAGATGAAGCCTTAAAAGTAAAGGGATGAAAATCAgtgccattgacgtcaatgggagtatcaccattgacttcaatggagccagggttTCATCACAAGTCTTCTTTGCCGCATAGACCCATAATGATTTGTTAGCCCTTTTCGTAAACATGTACCTGACCCCAAATTCTCCATTCCCTTGCTTCCAGCCCGGTTATCCACCTCTGAGATGGCTGAATTTCGGTTGTGCTACACAGATAAAGTTAGTGAAGTTAGTTAGCTGTTAGGAAGTATTTTAGGTAGTAGATATCCCACAtattacttaaaataaaatattataaccAAGTGCATTTGGGAGGTACTGATGACTATGGTGCACGCAAGTGTATGAAAGCAAGATTTAGCAAGTACACCAGAAAAGCTGCTAACAGGGAAACCTATtaggcaaggggaaaaaatatcctGGGAAGAGGCAGAAGCCTCCTTATTAATTTTAAACTGGGCAAAGGTTTGGAGAGAGCATGAACCTCACCTACAGCTAGAAATTGGCCGAGTCCACCTATAGGGACCAGTGGTGGCTTGCTGCGGTCAGAGGTCCCCAGGCCCCACTGAGCAGTTTGACCTAAGGGACTTTTCCACCTCTGATGTCCCTGCTCTCACACACGTCCCTGCTGAAATCGGTGGGGTGCAGACCCTGGCCAAATCGTGCCCTGGGAAGTTCTCAGGCCTTTTCACCCGGCAGCTCACCCTGGAGCCACCCCGCAGAGGtgggccgggggggagggagccaggTTGCCTTGGTCTGTACATGGCTGATGGAGCCCAGcctggggggagctgggtggTACCTGGGTAGGGAGTGAGGGAAGGGGCCGATTCCCTGGGACTCACCCAGGATCCTGATGGTCTGTctgtgccccttctccctgagggcCGCGTTGGGGCCCTGGGGCCGGACTTTGCTCCTCCACAGCGCCCTGCCGATGAGGCCGTAGAGCACGTTGAGGCAGAGGACGGGCAGGATGAAGTAGCTGGTGGTGACCCACAGCATGACGCCCAGCAGGCCGGACTCGGTGGCCAGCGGCGTGAGCCGGCACTCGCGGCTGAAGTCGGTCTGGTTGTCCCGCTGCTCCACGCCCACCAGGAAGAAGAAGGGCCCGGCCGAGAGCAGGGCGAAGGCCCACAGGGCCCCGATCACCGCCTTGACCCGGCGCGTGGTGATCACCACCTTGGCCTTGAGCGGGAAGCAGATGGCCAGGTAGCGCTCCACGGTGAGCGCCGTGATGTGCAGGATGGTGCAGTAGGTGCAGGCCTCGCCCAGGTAGTGGGAGAGGCGGCAGAGCAGCGGGCCGAAGATCCAGGGCCGGGAGCGCCAGAGGCGGTAGAGGTCGAAGGGCAGCCCCAGCAGGATGAGCAGGTCGGAGGCGGCCATGCTGCCCAGGTACAGGTTGGTGGTGCTCTTCAGCTCCCGGCAGCGCCGCAGGACCAGCAGGGTCAGCACGTTCCCCGCCACCCCCACCAGGAAGAGCCCGAGGCACAGGGCGGTGACCGGGATGAGCGCGGGCAGCggcagggagctgcagagccgcTCGTCGCACGGGGACCCCGCCCACGCCTCGCCCTCGGCGCTCGGGGCGCTGCTGTTCTCGCCGCCGCCCCCCATGGCGCCGGCGGCTGCGGCTAGGCCCGGGGACGGGGCTCGGGGGCGCTGCCCGGAGCTGCGAGAGAGGCGCCCCGGCCGCCGCCCATGGTGGGCAGCGGGCGCCGCGCGGCCGGGGCCAGAGCGTGGAGCTGCCGCGCGAGGGGCCGGGCTgagccgagccgggccgggcTCCACTGTCCCCTCCTCTCCCCGTGCAGCTTATATTGCTCCTGCGCCTAATCTAATGACTGGCCCCAGCACATCGGAAGCCCATTTTTCACTGCTGGGTAAGTGACAAGGAAAGCCAGGGGCAGCCCCAAGCGCGCACCTGGCTCCAGCAGGCTTTGCTTAGAAGCGCTCCGTCGAGGCTCCCAGGCAGGGATCAGCGCCCTCCTAGGCTTAAAAGGAAAAGCACGAGTCAGAGCTGGGCTTTAAAAACCGAACTGAAGCGGGGCTTTTAAGGTAGAGGTTTTCGTTCGGTCTTTTAAAGTCGGCATGAATTGACCACCACCTTCCACCAAAGCTCAGAACAAACCACCTGGGAGCCATTGATTTTCTCCTGCTTTCAGCCAAACCGTTGAAGGGTGGATGCTCTCACCCACTGCACCGCCGTCAGCTGCGTGCTTATGTGCCTGAAAGTTCTCACCCCCGAGCTCACCCTTCAAGGAATATGACCACAGCTTCCAATTTGTAATGAAACTCAAAACTATAGCTTGAGAGCATCATACAGCTTCTGATGCGGTTGTGACTACTTCACCCAGATCTATTTTTCCAGCCATGCCACATTTAAAATGTAGTTCGTCCAGTAGAAAACGTGCACGATTTACAAGCCAATGTTGTGCGGGTATACGCAACTTCAGTTTAGAATCTGAAATACCTGGTTAAAAGTTGCAGTCCCTGCTTTGATCTTACTCACAATTCCCcgtggaagttttgcctaaacaggggctgcaggtaCGTATgacaaaaatagatttaaaaacttGTATGAATGGATCATGTGGAAAAATAGACAATTTTCTTCTGGGCAAGAATTAGCTTTTTGTACTGTAACTGCTATTTTAAATTACTGCTTCTTAGTCTTCTTGCACTAACTTCTTGTACTGCATAAAGTAGGTTATATGCAGCATTTAGGAACTATAGAATATTGGGATCTACTTTCTACAATGAAAgtgattgaagtgagctgtagctcacgaaagcttatgctcaaataaatttattagtctctaaggtgccacaagtacaatgAAACTGACTTTTTAATCAGCATTTACATTTAATACCCATTCCTTTCTTCACTAACAAAACAATATGGTTATGAAAGCaataaggaaaaataatttacagGAGAGCAAAGCGAAGTTTTAAGAAAGACACTTAGTATAGCAATGAGGAATTTTCCTAATCTCCCTATCAAACTGATGTTGGAGACAGTGTCTGGTCACACTCATTTTGTCATAAAATGGACAGAATGCTTAAAACCTTGCAAAAGGAGAAGAATACTATTTTACATGAATTGTTGTCTTATTAACAACTATGTCAGTCTGCCAGAAAAGTGGAGAAGTCCAGGAAAAGTTCAGTTATATCCAAAGATCAATTAACAAACATGGAAAAAGAATGATACTTTTATTTTCCACACATTGTAAAGATATTTTTGCTACATAGTTGGTGTCTATTTCTATGAGATTATACATTTTTCATCTGTATGAAGTCCAACATTATACAAGTTTAAAGTGATATGTTTGGTACTGTATCTATAACGTTTTAAAAAGTTTAGTGTTTTTTTGGAATGTACAGTATATGAGGTAAAATTAAGATTACATTAAAAACCGTCTTCACTGCAGTAATCTGCACTGAGGTTCAAATGGCAAATACACTATTAAATGACATTTACTATCAAAAATAGGAGTTCATTTGAATTTTTACTATGAAAAACATAAGCCACTGCAGTTTAACTGTAGTGACAAATCTTACCATTTTAGACATTCAACCGTATAGAAATCTCTGGGCTAATACACTCAATCTCATTTGTACTGCCGAACATGGCACTTTTAAGAAGGTTCTAGAAAACATCTGCTGTCACTGTATTTTGTGGGAAGATATCAGCCTTTACATAAAAgtgacaaatttaaaataaaatgtaaacatacAGTACATTTTAAAGACAGATCATTCTTACCACTTGAGGGCCAAGTTCTtatccatttcttttttaaaacaaaactcaacAACATTATTCTACAGCACAGATCATTGGACGTAGAAACAATTACAATACATGCCCGTTCTAATATAAGAGAAATTCTTCAGAGATCTTCAAAACACAAGACAGaggttctttttattattattttaagactGACAGAAGTGCTTAATACCATTAAAAATGCTAAATCCAACACAAGTAGAAGTCATTAGTGATCCACTAtcttgtaactgaaataaattaaaactaaTGACAAAATGGATAAGAGATAATGTAAGTGTGAtgagaggagaatttttttttaagatagtttCACTACAAGCTTTATGTAATTGGCAGTCATTGACATCTGGCAAGATGTTCACCGGGCTACTTGATAAAGTTAAGTCTGGTCATTCAAGAACTCACAAATGCAAGCTCACAAAACATTGATGAATTATGCAATTGCAAAGTGCTCTAATGCAACATTAACTACATGCAATCAACAATTTGGTACAGTATCCAAAAAGACATTACATTAAACGTTAGGTTCTCGGGAAAAAGAAGGTTGAAGTTTTCTGGTGCAAATTATTACacactccccccttcccctgatTTGGTGCCCCAAAGAAAAAAGGCAGTGCTTCATTCCCGTGGTCATGGCAAGTGAATGTAGGGGTAACAGCAAAAATTATGGTTATCCGAGAAAATTTATACACATTATCAATAGAGGGCACATATATCTATATAAACAGCACCCAATCAAATAAAGGTCTtatttcaaaaatgatttttaacttATTTCTTTA
Proteins encoded in this window:
- the MLNR gene encoding motilin receptor; translation: MGGGGENSSAPSAEGEAWAGSPCDERLCSSLPLPALIPVTALCLGLFLVGVAGNVLTLLVLRRCRELKSTTNLYLGSMAASDLLILLGLPFDLYRLWRSRPWIFGPLLCRLSHYLGEACTYCTILHITALTVERYLAICFPLKAKVVITTRRVKAVIGALWAFALLSAGPFFFLVGVEQRDNQTDFSRECRLTPLATESGLLGVMLWVTTSYFILPVLCLNVLYGLIGRALWRSKVRPQGPNAALREKGHRQTIRILAVVVLAFIICWLPFHVGRIIFINTQDTSMMLFSQYFNIFALQLFYLSASINPILYNLISKKYRAAVYKLLLPRRSGKRAFSATRDTGGYTETSASIKKEYITPF